Proteins encoded within one genomic window of Sulfurovum sp. XGS-02:
- the ilvA gene encoding threonine ammonia-lyase, whose protein sequence is MLDLKSIQKAYERVSDVVHRTPFSYAPILSQMSGYEVYLKKENLQRTGAFKLRGAFNKIASLIEAGDRGGVVASSAGNHAQGVAFSAKYFGIEATIVMPESTPLTKVMGVKEFGANVILHGSNYDEAYGYAVKFGEENNYTFVHPFEDDEVMSGQGTVTLEMFEDLADLDALVVPVGGGGLISGMSVASKALKPQCKIIGISAAGAPAMKQSYDAKTAIDTTSVRTIADGIAVRDTSPVTLEYILKNVDVFSTVCEDEIAAAILFLLEKQKVLVEGAGAVGVAALLHGKIDLPKGSKVAIVLSGGNIDVTMLSLIIEKGLMKSARKMKLLVTLVDKPGALQALTEILTRIGANIVQIGYDRTSIDLEFGDANVSVSLETKGVEHQEQIREQLKEGGFSFKEEH, encoded by the coding sequence ATGTTAGACTTAAAAAGTATCCAAAAAGCCTATGAAAGAGTATCGGATGTTGTACACCGTACACCCTTCTCTTACGCCCCTATTTTAAGCCAAATGAGTGGCTATGAGGTGTACCTTAAAAAAGAGAATCTTCAACGTACCGGTGCCTTTAAACTTAGAGGTGCTTTTAATAAGATCGCTTCTTTGATAGAAGCGGGTGACAGAGGTGGCGTTGTTGCTTCTTCTGCTGGTAACCATGCACAAGGTGTGGCTTTTTCAGCAAAATATTTTGGTATCGAAGCCACCATTGTCATGCCGGAATCCACACCGCTTACCAAAGTGATGGGGGTGAAAGAGTTTGGTGCCAATGTGATACTTCACGGCTCTAACTATGATGAAGCCTATGGGTATGCTGTGAAATTTGGGGAAGAGAACAACTATACATTTGTACACCCTTTTGAAGATGATGAAGTGATGTCAGGTCAAGGTACGGTAACCCTTGAAATGTTTGAAGATCTAGCTGATCTTGATGCACTTGTTGTCCCTGTAGGCGGGGGAGGGCTTATCTCTGGTATGTCTGTGGCAAGCAAAGCACTGAAACCTCAGTGCAAGATCATCGGTATCTCTGCAGCAGGAGCACCTGCAATGAAACAGTCTTACGATGCAAAAACAGCGATCGATACGACTTCTGTAAGGACGATCGCCGATGGTATTGCCGTAAGAGATACTTCACCGGTCACTTTAGAGTATATCTTAAAGAATGTGGATGTTTTTAGTACAGTGTGTGAAGATGAGATCGCTGCTGCCATACTCTTTTTACTGGAAAAACAAAAAGTATTGGTAGAGGGAGCAGGTGCCGTAGGTGTCGCCGCACTTTTACATGGAAAGATAGACTTACCTAAAGGTTCAAAAGTAGCGATAGTATTGAGTGGTGGAAACATAGATGTGACAATGCTTTCTTTGATCATTGAAAAAGGATTAATGAAGTCTGCACGTAAGATGAAACTGCTTGTTACGCTCGTAGACAAACCGGGAGCTTTACAGGCATTGACCGAGATACTTACAAGAATAGGTGCAAATATTGTACAGATAGGCTACGACAGAACATCTATAGACCTGGAATTCGGTGATGCAAATGTCTCTGTCTCCTTGGAAACCAAAGGGGTGGAGCATCAGGAACAGATAAGAGAACAACTCAAAGAGGGTGGATTTTCTTTTAAAGAAGAGCATTGA
- a CDS encoding toxin-antitoxin system YwqK family antitoxin, translated as MKKTLIITLTLLCTAALQAELFTDHFENGVVKSQIEYLKGTRTETAEGVKDGVEKVYYNTGQLAFEVKNVKGLREGPLNWYDREGNHLEVIHYQKGKRHGMNQIFYADGTLRIEVNYINDHKEGPEKYYFSTGKLASEVMFKHGKKEGLQKEYNEDGTLNNDVIYKHGYKEGEKRWYDKEGKVIRTELYKMDRPINVMKKVQAKKPDTAIEALHGLDFNPNNRKVK; from the coding sequence ATGAAAAAAACACTTATCATCACACTTACCCTACTTTGTACAGCTGCACTACAGGCAGAACTTTTTACAGATCATTTTGAAAATGGCGTGGTCAAATCACAGATTGAATATCTCAAAGGTACAAGAACAGAAACTGCAGAGGGTGTCAAAGACGGAGTAGAAAAGGTCTATTATAATACAGGTCAACTGGCATTCGAAGTGAAGAACGTTAAAGGGTTAAGAGAAGGACCGCTCAATTGGTATGACAGAGAAGGAAATCATCTTGAAGTGATCCATTATCAAAAAGGGAAACGTCACGGTATGAATCAAATATTTTATGCTGACGGTACACTGCGTATAGAGGTCAACTATATCAATGACCATAAAGAGGGTCCTGAGAAATACTATTTTAGTACAGGAAAACTCGCCTCTGAGGTCATGTTTAAACATGGTAAAAAAGAGGGGTTGCAAAAAGAGTACAATGAAGATGGGACACTTAACAATGATGTCATCTATAAACATGGATATAAAGAGGGAGAAAAACGATGGTATGACAAAGAGGGGAAAGTGATCAGAACGGAACTCTATAAAATGGACAGGCCTATCAATGTCATGAAAAAAGTACAGGCTAAAAAACCCGATACGGCCATTGAAGCACTTCATGGTTTAGATTTTAACCCTAACAACAGAAAAGTAAAATAG
- the ilvN gene encoding acetolactate synthase small subunit: MENSMNERRVISVIVLNESSVLARVTALFAARGYNIASLTVAPIPDSEMSHITIETNGSPKVMEQITKQLHKLIPVYKVIEHEEMVEKEMVLVKFPITEHLSDIGALCAAYNGGIANVGKEMIIAMVADEPIRIQHFIEAAQRYNPYEIVRGGVVAIER, translated from the coding sequence ATGGAAAATTCTATGAATGAAAGACGTGTTATTTCTGTTATCGTATTGAATGAGAGTTCTGTTCTTGCACGTGTAACGGCACTTTTTGCAGCACGTGGGTATAACATCGCATCACTCACTGTGGCACCTATCCCTGATAGTGAAATGTCACATATTACGATTGAAACGAACGGTTCTCCTAAAGTCATGGAGCAGATCACCAAGCAACTACATAAGCTCATACCTGTCTATAAGGTGATCGAGCATGAAGAGATGGTTGAAAAAGAGATGGTATTGGTGAAGTTCCCTATTACAGAGCACTTAAGCGATATTGGCGCATTATGTGCAGCATATAATGGTGGTATCGCAAATGTGGGTAAAGAGATGATCATTGCAATGGTAGCAGATGAACCTATACGTATACAGCATTTTATAGAAGCAGCACAACGTTACAATCCTTATGAGATTGTACGTGGCGGTGTTGTAGCGATAGAAAGATAA
- the lpxD gene encoding UDP-3-O-(3-hydroxymyristoyl)glucosamine N-acyltransferase, translating to MTYPLSQISEDIGVDFHGEDITIEGIHTLSEATSTQLSFFTDSKYASQLADTKAAAVLIDEKHAKLLPSGTIALITDEAYLKLALASKFFAHKLENGTSEPTVGEGCDIDKSVSFGKNVTLGDHVTILPGCYLGDNVTVGSGTVLHPNVTLYHHTKIGAECMIHSGTVIGCDGYGFAHTKLGEHVKIYQNGNVLVEDRVEIGANCAIDRAVFGTTYIRKGTKLDNLIQIAHNCDVGEHTLCAAQVGLAGSTTLGRNVVMGGQSATAGHLEVGAFATIAGKGGVTKSLEGGKTYAGFPAIDHKMWLRLQAKMMGLLKGKK from the coding sequence ATGACTTACCCGCTTTCTCAAATATCAGAAGATATCGGTGTAGATTTTCATGGTGAAGATATCACTATAGAAGGGATACATACCTTAAGTGAAGCTACTTCCACACAACTCAGTTTTTTTACAGACAGCAAATATGCTTCACAATTGGCAGATACCAAGGCTGCTGCAGTATTGATTGATGAAAAGCATGCCAAACTGCTGCCTTCCGGAACCATTGCACTGATCACTGATGAAGCCTATCTTAAACTGGCACTGGCCTCTAAGTTCTTTGCACATAAACTTGAAAATGGGACATCAGAGCCTACTGTAGGTGAGGGATGTGATATAGACAAGAGCGTCTCTTTTGGTAAGAATGTGACACTTGGAGACCACGTGACCATTTTACCGGGTTGTTATCTCGGAGACAATGTGACTGTTGGTTCCGGAACAGTATTGCATCCTAATGTGACCTTGTATCATCATACAAAAATCGGTGCTGAGTGTATGATTCATAGCGGTACCGTGATCGGTTGTGATGGGTACGGCTTTGCACATACAAAGCTCGGAGAACATGTGAAGATCTATCAGAATGGCAATGTCCTTGTAGAAGATAGGGTAGAGATCGGTGCGAATTGTGCCATAGACAGAGCCGTATTTGGCACTACCTATATACGCAAAGGTACCAAACTAGATAACCTTATACAGATTGCACATAACTGTGATGTAGGAGAACATACCCTTTGTGCAGCACAGGTGGGTCTAGCAGGTTCTACCACTTTAGGCAGAAATGTGGTCATGGGCGGACAAAGTGCCACTGCAGGACATTTGGAAGTGGGTGCCTTTGCAACTATTGCAGGGAAAGGTGGTGTCACGAAATCTCTTGAAGGCGGTAAAACCTATGCTGGTTTCCCTGCTATTGATCATAAAATGTGGTTGCGTCTGCAGGCAAAAATGATGGGTTTGCTCAAAGGTAAAAAATAG
- a CDS encoding acetolactate synthase large subunit: protein MQMSGAQMVCEAIIAEGVKTVFGYPGGAIMHVYDEIYKQEGFEHILNRHEQAAVHAADGYARATGEVGVAMVTSGPGFTNAVTGLATAYMDSIPMVVISGQVPLSLIGTDGFQEIDAVGISRPCTKHNFLVRSLEELPRLLKEAFYIARSGRPGPVLIDIPKDITVDIGEFVYPDSVDIPTYKPTYKGNKKQIEKAVEAIKNAKKPLLYIGGGAVLSNASDLVRKLAEKTQIPTVETLMARGVMGAKNPLLLGMLGMHGNYASNMAMSETDLVISLGARFDDRVTGKLSEFAKYADIIHVDIDAANIGKLVDVDYPIVGDVTEVLEAMLPLLDGIDTDRFQAWREILKRYDELHPQSYVDSDEVIKPQWAIERIGELVGENAIITSDVGQHQMWAAQHYPFDRPRQWINSGGLGTMGFGFPAALGAKRAFPDKTVINVTGDGSILMNMQELVTAAEYKIPVINLILNNHFLGMVRQWQTFFYEKRYSETDLTFQPNWKALAEACGGIGYDVTTKEEFDAAIKDAIAQDKVCFMNVAVNRYENVLPMVPAGGALFNMMLPQKGEK from the coding sequence ATGCAAATGAGTGGTGCACAAATGGTGTGTGAAGCGATCATCGCTGAGGGTGTTAAGACCGTATTCGGTTACCCCGGCGGGGCGATCATGCACGTTTATGATGAAATTTACAAACAAGAAGGGTTTGAGCATATCTTGAACCGTCACGAACAGGCAGCTGTTCACGCAGCAGATGGTTATGCAAGAGCTACAGGTGAAGTGGGTGTTGCGATGGTGACAAGTGGACCAGGATTTACAAACGCGGTCACCGGACTTGCAACTGCCTATATGGATTCCATTCCTATGGTCGTTATCTCAGGACAGGTGCCTTTGTCGCTTATCGGTACAGACGGATTTCAAGAGATAGATGCAGTAGGTATATCCAGACCATGTACAAAACATAACTTTCTGGTACGTTCACTGGAAGAACTTCCTCGTTTGTTGAAAGAAGCATTTTACATCGCGCGTTCTGGACGACCGGGACCGGTACTTATCGATATTCCTAAAGATATCACTGTGGATATCGGTGAGTTTGTTTATCCTGATTCTGTAGATATCCCTACGTATAAACCAACATACAAAGGAAACAAAAAACAGATAGAGAAAGCAGTTGAAGCGATAAAAAATGCTAAGAAACCTCTGCTTTATATCGGGGGTGGAGCTGTACTTTCAAATGCAAGTGACCTTGTACGTAAATTGGCTGAAAAAACACAGATCCCTACGGTTGAAACATTGATGGCAAGAGGTGTGATGGGAGCAAAGAACCCACTGCTTCTTGGTATGTTGGGAATGCATGGAAACTATGCATCTAACATGGCGATGTCTGAGACAGACCTGGTTATCTCTCTGGGTGCAAGGTTTGATGACAGGGTGACAGGTAAACTTTCCGAATTTGCCAAATATGCAGACATTATTCATGTAGATATTGATGCAGCGAATATCGGTAAACTGGTTGATGTTGACTATCCTATCGTAGGTGATGTAACCGAAGTTCTTGAGGCGATGTTACCGCTTCTTGATGGTATCGATACGGACAGATTCCAGGCATGGAGAGAGATATTGAAGCGTTATGATGAGCTTCACCCTCAATCCTATGTCGATTCAGATGAGGTTATCAAACCGCAATGGGCCATAGAGCGTATCGGTGAACTGGTAGGTGAAAATGCCATCATTACTTCAGATGTCGGACAACACCAAATGTGGGCAGCACAGCATTATCCGTTTGACAGACCGCGCCAGTGGATCAATTCCGGCGGACTGGGAACGATGGGCTTTGGTTTCCCTGCAGCATTGGGTGCTAAAAGAGCCTTCCCTGATAAAACGGTGATTAATGTCACAGGTGACGGTTCGATCCTGATGAATATGCAAGAATTGGTGACGGCAGCTGAGTATAAAATACCGGTCATCAATCTTATACTCAATAACCATTTCCTGGGGATGGTTAGACAGTGGCAGACATTCTTCTATGAAAAACGCTACTCTGAAACAGACTTGACATTCCAACCAAATTGGAAAGCCTTGGCTGAGGCATGTGGCGGAATAGGGTATGATGTTACCACCAAAGAAGAGTTTGATGCAGCGATCAAAGATGCGATAGCGCAAGATAAAGTATGTTTCATGAATGTTGCCGTGAACCGTTATGAAAACGTACTTCCAATGGTACCAGCAGGTGGAGCACTCTTTAATATGATGTTACCGCAAAAAGGAGAGAAATAA
- a CDS encoding PAS domain-containing protein, protein MGKTIKNTITGKEITKPDPVDIEVPFDGGVMITETDPAGIITYANRKFRDLTGYTKEELIGSPHSINRHPDMPKAAFKELWETIKGGNYWEGFVRNMTSEGKYYNVVVWIKPKLDDDGNIIGYIAGRKIPDKDLMQRAFDKYKVMKHDEV, encoded by the coding sequence ATGGGAAAAACAATTAAAAACACTATTACAGGTAAAGAGATCACAAAGCCGGATCCTGTAGATATAGAAGTGCCATTTGATGGTGGTGTGATGATCACGGAGACTGACCCGGCAGGTATCATCACCTATGCCAACCGTAAATTTCGTGATCTTACCGGTTATACGAAAGAAGAACTCATCGGCTCACCACACAGTATAAACAGACATCCAGATATGCCAAAAGCTGCCTTCAAAGAGTTATGGGAGACAATAAAAGGTGGAAACTACTGGGAAGGTTTTGTCAGAAATATGACAAGTGAAGGGAAATATTACAATGTTGTTGTATGGATAAAACCCAAGTTGGATGATGATGGCAATATCATCGGATATATTGCAGGAAGAAAGATCCCTGATAAAGACCTCATGCAAAGAGCTTTCGACAAATACAAGGTCATGAAGCATGATGAAGTGTAG
- a CDS encoding CoA-binding protein, protein MKCEMPLVNSNREEMKEIFESVKTIAILGLSPDESKASNMVARYLKNAGYKIVPVYPKEEKILGEKVYRSLEEIPFEIDMVNIFRKPNAFDAIADACIRRGDVKVFWGQLGLVNNDAAQKAKEAGMKVVQNYCSKIEHQALIA, encoded by the coding sequence ATGAAATGTGAAATGCCGCTGGTCAACTCTAACCGTGAAGAGATGAAAGAAATATTTGAAAGTGTCAAGACGATCGCGATACTTGGTCTTTCACCGGATGAAAGCAAAGCAAGCAATATGGTTGCAAGATATCTTAAAAATGCCGGATATAAAATAGTCCCTGTATATCCTAAAGAAGAGAAAATATTAGGAGAGAAGGTCTACCGTTCACTTGAAGAGATCCCTTTTGAGATCGATATGGTGAATATCTTCAGAAAACCCAATGCTTTTGATGCGATCGCAGATGCATGCATTAGAAGAGGTGATGTTAAAGTATTTTGGGGTCAACTTGGACTGGTGAATAATGATGCAGCACAAAAGGCTAAAGAGGCAGGTATGAAAGTGGTACAGAATTACTGTAGTAAAATTGAACATCAAGCCTTAATAGCATAA
- a CDS encoding phosphatase, translating to MIAIDLGSNTLRVLEYECSTGTQTAEFEKIVKTADGLVQYGVINNDAVKRVISAILEAQQQIDFSSSVVRAVTTEAVRRAVNSDEVLAQIQKETGVHFDIISGEEEARLTLLAVKHRLSALQVISESFVLIDIGGGSTELIFHYGDETISKSFPLGIVTIAQTYETLEKIEKALPKEMAEMQRFCEHLYDSKGKINTFVATAGTPTTVAAMKLGQNYETYDASKINGTSLEIDELDLYLKKLLSMPFEQREIAVGTGRSDLIAAGILIYKQLFRLLGFESGIVIDDGLREGVAIEACGHQAH from the coding sequence ATGATAGCGATAGATCTAGGTTCAAATACCTTACGGGTATTGGAGTATGAATGTAGTACAGGTACACAGACAGCTGAATTTGAAAAGATCGTGAAGACGGCAGACGGTCTGGTACAGTATGGGGTGATCAATAACGATGCTGTAAAGAGGGTCATCTCAGCCATACTGGAAGCACAACAACAGATCGATTTCTCCTCTTCTGTAGTCAGGGCTGTCACAACCGAAGCTGTGCGCAGAGCAGTGAACTCGGATGAGGTACTTGCTCAGATCCAAAAAGAGACAGGTGTGCATTTTGATATCATATCCGGTGAAGAAGAAGCAAGGCTCACTTTACTCGCGGTAAAGCACAGACTCTCCGCATTGCAAGTTATTTCGGAGAGTTTTGTGCTTATTGATATAGGTGGAGGTTCTACTGAACTTATCTTTCATTATGGAGATGAAACGATCTCCAAAAGTTTTCCTTTAGGGATCGTGACCATTGCACAAACCTATGAAACGTTGGAAAAGATAGAGAAAGCCCTTCCCAAAGAGATGGCAGAGATGCAACGATTTTGTGAGCACCTTTATGATAGTAAAGGTAAAATCAATACTTTCGTAGCCACAGCCGGGACACCTACGACCGTAGCGGCCATGAAACTCGGACAAAACTATGAAACCTATGACGCATCAAAGATAAACGGTACATCCCTTGAGATAGATGAGTTGGACCTTTACTTGAAAAAATTACTCTCTATGCCATTTGAACAGAGAGAGATCGCTGTAGGTACGGGACGTTCCGATCTTATCGCTGCAGGTATACTTATCTATAAACAACTTTTCAGATTATTGGGATTTGAAAGTGGTATTGTGATAGATGATGGCTTACGTGAGGGTGTAGCGATAGAAGCTTGCGGGCATCAGGCCCATTAA
- the metH gene encoding methionine synthase translates to MSITETIKSLLQERILVIDGAMGTQIQDLKVPSEAWIDDKGVDQEGCNELLNHTAPELIERIHKRYAMAGADLLKTNTFGTMPWVLDEYQMGERAYELSKKGAEIVKEVCKAYGTQESPKFVLGSIGPGTKLPSLGHIHYDEMYAGYKLVALGLIDGGCDVFLLETCQDPLQIKAALHACQDANEERGSKLPIMVSVTIELSGTMLIGTNAETIVTILEPFDILSLGFNCGTGPDQVKKHLKTLSELCNIPISVHANAGLPQNRGGYTYYPMGPDEFTEKQLEFTGYDGVSFLGGCCGTTPQHIQALKKAVEVIVPKTPTGSIKPSVASLFNTVELFQEPAPLLIGERSNATGSKAFRELILASDYEGTLTVGQAQVRDGAHMLDVNVEFAGRDGAKDMRAVMELYNQKIPLPLMPDATRPNTIEEGLKCIGGKPIINSTNLEDGEENFATYCKLAKKYGAVLVCLVIDEEGMARTKEKKVAVAKRMYDLAVNTHGLKPQNIMFDMLAFTVGTGEEEDRFAGKNAYEAIKEIHEIYPEVGSTLGLSNISFGLEKHARFYLNSVFLHHCVQAGMTSVIINVKHIIPLAKMTPEDIAVCEELLFTPDEHSLFKFIDHFADAVVEDEGADEAYEAMSSEEKIKKLLMDGDKERMLPLVEEARHEIHPDMIVNEILIDAMKVVGELFGSGQMQLPFVLQSAETMKATVDYLNPHLTKQEKETDTTLVIGTVKGDVHDVGKNLVDIILSNNGFKVINVGIKTELQEYLDVLEKQPIQAIGMSGLLVKSTAVMKENLETMAEMGMEIPVLLGGAALTRSFVDDFCRPIYKGPIFYCRDAFDGVIAMSRIEKFNEDPSVGLDTRLAGDMEERQEKVKKEVIIPPFEEIEMPEKVEIPTPPFWGRRVLQKEDLDLSMIYEWINTRSVFKMHWGYKSKGMDKEAYQKLMDETVYPAFERLKKEFIEKELFEPTIIYGYYPCRSDDQELYLFDESEGWNVDANANREPLNQVIGRAVTKFSFPRQSRKPHRALSDFYRHDRHDVIALTCVSAGAKFSAYEKELYDAGKYLEYNMVHGLSVELAEALAEVVHKQIRLDLNIASEDEGNTLRDVRMNRYQGARYSFGYPACPDLEQSRELFDMLKPEEFGIELSETFQIVPEQSTTALVVHHKSATYYSL, encoded by the coding sequence TTGTCTATTACAGAAACAATCAAATCACTTTTACAAGAGCGTATACTCGTCATCGATGGTGCAATGGGTACTCAGATACAAGATCTTAAAGTTCCATCAGAAGCATGGATCGATGATAAAGGTGTGGATCAGGAAGGATGTAATGAACTGCTGAACCACACTGCACCAGAACTTATAGAACGTATTCATAAGCGTTATGCTATGGCAGGGGCTGATCTGCTTAAGACGAACACATTTGGTACGATGCCCTGGGTACTTGATGAGTATCAGATGGGTGAACGCGCCTATGAACTTTCTAAAAAAGGTGCTGAAATTGTCAAAGAGGTCTGTAAGGCATATGGCACACAGGAGTCACCAAAGTTTGTCTTAGGTTCTATAGGGCCTGGGACAAAGCTTCCTTCTCTGGGGCATATTCACTATGACGAGATGTATGCAGGATATAAACTTGTCGCACTTGGGCTTATCGATGGCGGATGTGATGTTTTTCTTTTAGAGACCTGTCAAGATCCTCTACAGATCAAAGCAGCACTACATGCTTGTCAGGATGCAAATGAGGAGCGTGGCAGCAAGCTTCCGATCATGGTTTCAGTGACCATTGAGCTCAGCGGTACGATGCTTATAGGGACCAATGCAGAAACTATCGTTACTATTTTGGAGCCGTTTGATATTCTCTCTTTAGGATTTAACTGCGGTACGGGACCGGACCAAGTCAAAAAACACCTCAAGACACTCTCTGAACTTTGTAATATACCTATCTCCGTGCATGCGAATGCAGGGTTGCCACAGAACCGTGGCGGGTATACCTACTATCCTATGGGACCGGATGAATTTACTGAAAAACAATTGGAGTTCACAGGGTATGATGGCGTAAGCTTTTTAGGTGGATGTTGCGGAACAACACCACAGCATATACAAGCACTCAAAAAAGCAGTTGAAGTGATAGTTCCTAAAACACCAACAGGTAGTATCAAACCAAGTGTTGCATCTTTGTTCAACACTGTTGAGCTTTTTCAAGAACCTGCGCCATTGTTGATAGGAGAGCGTTCTAATGCGACGGGTTCAAAGGCATTTAGAGAACTTATATTGGCCAGTGACTATGAAGGTACACTGACGGTAGGTCAAGCACAGGTACGAGATGGAGCACATATGCTCGACGTCAACGTAGAGTTTGCAGGGCGTGATGGGGCCAAGGATATGAGAGCGGTCATGGAGCTTTATAATCAGAAGATTCCGCTTCCTTTGATGCCGGATGCAACACGACCCAATACCATCGAAGAGGGACTTAAGTGTATCGGTGGAAAGCCTATCATCAACTCTACGAACCTCGAAGATGGAGAAGAGAACTTTGCAACCTATTGTAAGTTGGCCAAAAAGTATGGGGCTGTGCTTGTCTGTCTTGTGATCGATGAAGAGGGGATGGCAAGAACCAAAGAGAAGAAAGTAGCAGTGGCAAAACGCATGTATGACCTTGCTGTGAACACACATGGACTGAAACCTCAAAATATCATGTTCGATATGTTGGCCTTTACTGTGGGGACAGGTGAAGAGGAAGACAGGTTTGCAGGAAAGAATGCCTATGAAGCCATTAAAGAGATACATGAGATCTACCCTGAAGTAGGTTCTACGCTTGGACTTTCAAATATCTCATTCGGTTTGGAAAAGCATGCAAGATTCTACCTCAATTCAGTCTTCTTACATCACTGTGTACAGGCAGGTATGACCTCTGTGATCATCAATGTAAAGCACATTATACCACTGGCTAAAATGACACCAGAAGATATTGCAGTATGTGAAGAGCTGCTCTTTACCCCAGATGAGCACTCACTCTTTAAATTTATTGACCATTTTGCAGATGCTGTGGTGGAGGATGAGGGTGCCGATGAGGCTTATGAGGCGATGAGCAGTGAAGAGAAGATCAAAAAACTGCTTATGGACGGTGACAAAGAACGGATGCTCCCACTTGTGGAAGAGGCTCGTCATGAGATACACCCGGATATGATCGTTAATGAGATCCTTATCGATGCGATGAAAGTGGTGGGTGAACTCTTTGGTTCGGGACAGATGCAGCTTCCTTTTGTTCTTCAGTCAGCTGAAACGATGAAAGCTACAGTAGATTACCTCAATCCCCACCTGACCAAACAGGAAAAAGAGACAGATACCACACTGGTCATCGGTACGGTCAAAGGGGATGTACATGATGTGGGTAAAAACCTTGTAGACATTATCCTTTCAAATAATGGCTTCAAGGTGATTAATGTAGGGATCAAAACCGAACTTCAAGAGTATCTGGATGTTCTAGAAAAACAACCGATACAGGCTATAGGGATGAGTGGTCTTTTAGTAAAGTCTACAGCGGTGATGAAAGAGAATCTTGAAACGATGGCCGAGATGGGTATGGAGATACCGGTACTTTTGGGAGGCGCAGCGCTCACACGCTCTTTTGTTGATGACTTCTGCCGTCCAATCTATAAAGGGCCTATATTCTACTGTCGTGATGCCTTTGACGGGGTGATCGCTATGAGCCGTATAGAGAAGTTCAATGAAGACCCAAGTGTAGGACTGGACACGCGACTTGCCGGAGATATGGAAGAACGCCAGGAGAAAGTAAAAAAAGAGGTGATTATACCACCTTTTGAAGAGATAGAGATGCCTGAGAAAGTGGAGATACCAACACCGCCATTCTGGGGAAGAAGAGTCCTTCAAAAAGAAGATTTGGATCTCTCTATGATCTACGAGTGGATCAATACACGTTCTGTCTTTAAAATGCACTGGGGTTATAAGAGTAAAGGTATGGACAAAGAGGCGTATCAAAAGCTCATGGATGAGACGGTCTATCCTGCTTTTGAACGTTTGAAAAAAGAGTTTATCGAAAAAGAGCTGTTTGAACCGACGATCATCTACGGATATTATCCTTGTAGGAGTGATGATCAGGAGTTGTACCTGTTTGATGAGAGTGAAGGGTGGAATGTCGATGCCAATGCCAACCGTGAACCTTTAAACCAGGTCATCGGCAGGGCAGTTACCAAATTCTCTTTTCCTAGACAAAGTAGAAAACCCCACCGGGCACTTTCTGACTTCTACAGACATGATAGACACGATGTGATAGCTCTTACCTGTGTCAGTGCCGGAGCAAAGTTCTCTGCATATGAGAAAGAGCTTTATGATGCAGGTAAATATCTGGAGTATAACATGGTACACGGGCTCTCTGTTGAACTGGCTGAAGCACTGGCTGAAGTGGTACATAAACAGATACGCTTGGATCTCAATATCGCTTCGGAAGATGAAGGTAATACGTTGCGTGATGTACGGATGAACCGTTACCAGGGTGCGAGATATTCGTTCGGTTACCCGGCATGTCCTGACCTTGAACAGAGTAGAGAGTTGTTTGATATGTTAAAGCCTGAAGAGTTTGGTATAGAACTCTCTGAAACATTCCAGATCGTTCCGGAACAGAGTACTACGGCACTGGTGGTACACCATAAAAGTGCGACCTATTATTCGTTATAG